Genomic segment of Pithys albifrons albifrons isolate INPA30051 chromosome 28, PitAlb_v1, whole genome shotgun sequence:
GGCAATATCTTCCATTGCCAGcaccaaataatttttttgtttgaagttCAAACCTTCCTACAAAATATTTCCAGCACTGGGATAAAATGTAGGAGTCACCAACAAAAACTGAACAGTGTGGAAGTAAATCTGGGCAGTCTGTCATCTTCCCAtgaatgcaaaaaataaagaggGGCCTTAATAATTaaagtaaattatattttaaactgttatttctattttatttctctaagaTTTTAGAAATATGAGTGAGTTTAATGTCTAGTTTTGAAGTACAAAGATGTTACTGAGCTGATTCACCAGCAGATTGCTGAAGGTTTTCTGGGAAGAGAATGTGGAGTTTTCCTACAGCTCCCAGATGCctcatttttaaggaaaatagaGCTACATGAACCATCTCAGCTACACAGCCATTAAAGGAAACCACATCAGGACCCTGCCCATTTGGTTTTATGGAACTTCTCATTAACTAAGTCACCATTTCTCTACCTCAGTTCCTGATTATGTGGTGCAGGAGGGaataataaaaccaaagaaGGGTAGTTGCCAAGAGGAAAAACCCACTAGCTGATGACATCTCAGACAGCAGTGATCTCTCCAGAACCATGTCTAGCTTGTTCTACAAGGTAAAACCAAGAGATTAAGTCTCTTAAATTATCTTTGAGGGTGATTATTTGTGGTCTTTTGTTACTGCCTGAGTgctcctttggaaaaaaaaaaggcagcaaagaggTTGGTGCAGCAGAACAAGAAACTGTCCTGATCAatatttctgtgtctctgaggtgacattaaaagaggaaaattccAATTTCCAGCTGTTCTTTGAGGATTCATTGCAGGAGGCTGATTTCGGGTCTGACAGGCCAAAGGCAGCAACAACTGTGCCTAAAACAGAGATTGTATTTTTTGGAGTTCTACCAGAGCAAAGGATGGGATGTCAAGAGAGATGGCTCTGAAATCTGATGGCCAGGCAGAAAGAAACCTCATTTCTGTAGCCATGGGTCAGTTCTGGCAATAAAAGTAATACCAGAACCGCTGGAGGCACAATTAGGGAATTAGGGAAGCTCAAATGCACCCTGGTGACATTTTCAGCTTCCACTGTCCCTTTATTGCTCTTAAATCAGGGATGTTGCTGTGAAGTGGCTCTGAAGCCTCACGGGAAATGCCTGATGCATAACCAGCTCAGAAATGtttgtaatttatttaatttaatgtcGGTTTCGTTCTTTTTTGATAATAAAGAATGTGTGAACAATCATCTGCCTCTGCTGTTTGAGAGAAGGATTTCCAGGGCTGTTCCCACGTGGTGTTTGGAGTTTGGGGACAGTTTGTGCTGTGggtggctcagcctggaggagggaaggggctggaggggccaCAGGGAAGCCAGAGACGGGCTCTTCATCAGGAGCTGGAGCGACAGGACGAGGGGAACGGGTTCCCATTGACAGAGGGcaggttaggtgggatattgggaaggaattcctgctgggagggtgggcaggccctggcacaggttggacagagaagctgtggctgccccatccctgggagtgtccaaggacaggctggatggggcttggagcaacctgggctagtggaaggtgaccctgcccatggcagagtgtGAAACAACCCGATCTTTAAGCTCCTTCAACCCCAACCACGCCGTCACTCCGCGATTCCAGAGCGGGCTGAGCAACCCTTTGCGCTCCCTCTGTCCGCCGCGAACTACAACTCCCAGCAGCACCCGCGGGGAGAGGAGGCGGAACCACCCCGCCCAGTCACACATCCCATTGGTCGTCGCGCGGCGGAGCGGGCGGCGATTGGCGGAGCTCCACGCCCGTCACGGCGGGGCGGGAGGCGATTGGCTGAGCGCCACGCCCGTGCCGGCGGGGTCCGAGCatggcgggcgggcggcgggtGGCCATGGCGGCCGCGGTGGGGTTGGGAGCGGCggtgctggccctgctggccacggtgCTGCTCCGCGCCCTCCTCCtgccgcccccggcccgcctGCCGCGGCTGTGGGCGCGGAGCGCCGGCACCGCCGCCCTCAGCGCCGCAGAGCGCCTGGAGCTCAAGGAGGCGCTGCGAGGTGAGGGGGCCCGCGCAGTGCGAGCGCCCCTCGCCCGCCCTCAGGGCGGGGCCCAGGCCCGGGGGGAGCCGTGAGGGGCCGCTTGGGCTGGGAGGAACCCGGTGTGGCTCCCGGCAGGAGCAGGGGGTGATTGGCACTTGTGCTGGGCATGGCACTCCAGCGCTGTGTCCAGGTCTGGGTGctcaggacaggagggacaaggaggggctggagcgatTCAGGgaagggaacggagctgggaagggtttGGAGCAGCAGAAGCGACCcaaggagctgggggggttcagcctggagaaaaggaggctcgggGGGACCTTCtcgctctctgcaactccctgaaaTAGGTTGTAGCCGGtggggttgggctctgctccagggaacagggacaggagaggaaacggcctcaggctgggccagggcaggggcaggggggacatcagggggaatttctccatggaaagggtggtcaggcattggaaggggctgcccagggaggtttggagtccccaccctggaggtgcccaaggaaggactggatgtggcactcagagctctgggctgggggacaaggtgggaatcaggcacagggtggactggatgggctgggagggcttttccaacctcagtgttTCCGGGATTCTCCTGAAGCAACTTTCTCCCCATGCTGATTTTCTCCACCATTCCCTGCTTGTTCACACAGAAAGCACCAGACCCCCGATTGCCAGGCATCCCTTTGTCCCCTCGATAAGtcactgtggggttttttccctcttttgctCCCCCCTGGCAGCCTCACCATGCCCAGCCTGCTGTGTTTGTGCCGTCTGACGTGGGAGATTGGAGGGGCTTGGTGTGCAGGAAAGGAGAGATTGGAGGGGATTAGATCCCAGGAGGGCTGGCAGTGTGCAGGAAAGCAGAGATTGAAGGGGATTAGATCCCAGGAGGGCTGGCATTATGCAGAAAAGGAGAGGTTGTAGGGGTTTAGTGTGCCTGGAGGGCTGGCAGTGTGCAGGAAAGCAGAGATTGGAGGGGATTAGATCCCAGGAGGGCTGGCAGTGTGCAGGAAAGCAGAGATTGGAGGGATTTAGATCCCAGGAGGGCTGGCAGTGTGCAGGAAAGGAGAGATTGGAGGGGATTAGATCCCAGGAGGGCTGACAGTGTGCAGGAAAGGAGAGGTTGGAGGGGATTAGATCCCAGGAGGGCTGGCAGTGTGCAGGAAAGCAGAGATTGGAGGGGATTAGATCCCAGGAGGGCTGACAGTGTGCAGGAAAGGAGAGGTTGGAGGGGATTAGATCCCAGGAGGGCTGGCAGTGTGCAGGAAAGGAGAGGTTGGAGGGGATTAGATCCCAGGAGGGCTGGCAGTGTGCAGGAAAGGAGAGATTGAAGGGCTTTAACTCTCAGGAGGGCTGGCAGTGTGCAGGAAAGCAGAGATTGGAGGCGTTTAGATCCCAGGAGGGCTGGCAGTGTGCAGGAAAGGAGAGATTGGAGGGGATTAGATCCCAAGAGGGCTGGCAGTGTGCAGGAAAGGAGAGATTGAAGGGCTTTAACTCTCAGAAGGGCTGGCAGTGTGCAGGAAAGCAGAGATTGGAGGGGATTAGATCCCAAGAGGGCTGGCATTGTGCAGGAAACCACAGGCTGGCATGGAGTGACAGCCCTGCACTGTTCAAGTAGGACTGGGGTGTGTAATGCTCATACCTTGCTGTTTGTAGGATTTATTGCCTAGCAAATGGTGTTTACATacttttttaatgggaaaatgaAGGGTCACAACAGATTTTTGTGGTAATTGTTGAATCACACGACCTCAGAAGAATCTGTAACCTGACTTGACATGTGCTCTTTGCACaggcagctgggactgggacgAAGTTAAAGCCAAGTTctgtgggacaggggctggatgttggagagcagctgtgtctgAGCCTGTTTAGATGACAAAGCAGACTAAAAGTACCAACAAAAGCCCtgtctgtttatatattttagtCCTTGGAGCAGTCTGAGTGTGTAATAACACTCTTGCCATCACAACACAGCTCACTATTGAGAAAGAACCTTGAACTGCCAACTAAGCTGCTTGTTCAGCTGCCAGAGCAGTTTATGAGGAATCAGATCACCCAAGCAAattgcagctgctcctggacaGTAGCATTTCTAACATCATTCAACACTTCAGGATGAAAAGTGGAGTCAAATTATCAAGAGAAATACCTTGGCTGAAGTGTTAGGAAGTCCTGGTGGCTGCCTGTGCACAGCTCATCAGCCTTTTCTGATGCTGGCAGCTcgtgctgtgctgggagaaatAGTGTTTAAAGCCTGGAAAATATTCAGGAACATAAATACACTTCCCCTTTTGAAATGCAATTTAAgtattgttttatttcagtgctgAGTGATTTGTGGTTTGTGTTTCATTGAAGGTGCCATTAAAATCCCaactgtgtctgtgtccccagAGGAACTGAACACAACAGCCATGGCAGAATTTGGGAGTTACATTCAGAAAGGTACTAAAATTTCATTCTTAGCAGTCTCTGCTGCtcaatttccctttcataaACAAATTGAAGACTGTCTTTATGGTTCCTAAATATAATGGAACacatttttagtttgttttcatGATAAAAGACCTCTCAGAATTGACACACTTGTGTCCTCTCTTCAACAGTGTATTTTTGGGGTATCAGTGGCCAAAGCTTGAACAGAGGAGGTTTAAACAACTTTTTGCACTGGTGGTTTTTGGTCCTTGAGATGCTTAAATgccattaggaaaaaaaaccaaacaaacaggatgagtgctgctgcttcagccCAGTTTTTTGGAGGTCCCATCATTGCTCCAGCACTGGTGAACAAGAATTCCTGGTTTGTAGAGGAAAGTTTTAATTAcaaggcactcagcaataggacaagggggcacgatgggctcaagctctgccaggggaaattgaagttggagatcagaaggaaactttttgcagagagagtgctcagggattggaatgggctgcccagagagggggtggattccccatccctggaggttttaaactgagcttggacatgccatgatctggtaaagggactggagttggatcaagggttggacttgatgatctcagaggtcttttccaacctaactcagaagagaagagcaacgaggctggagaagggactggagcacaagtgctgtggggagaggctgagggagctgggggtgttcagcctggagaagaggaggctcagaggtgacctcagcactgtctggaactgcctgaagggaagttctggccaggtgggggttggtctcttctcccaggcactcagcaataggacaagggggcacgatgggctcaagctctgccaggggaaattgaagttggagagcagaaaaaaaatctttgcagagagagtgctcagggattggaatgggctgcccagagacggggtggattccccatccctggaggtttttcagctgagcttggccgtggcactgagtgccatgatctggtaaagggactggagttggaccaagggttggacttgatgatctgggaggtcttttccaacccaatccattctatgaatctgtgattctgtggatgtggcactgagtgagaatccaccatgtcttgatccaaccccactgtgatcaccagcccagggcacaaagtgccctgggctggtgatcacagtggggttggatcaagggttggacttgatgatctctgaggtcttttccaacccaatccattctatgattctgtgaaaatgagaTGGAGTGTGAGAACTGTTCTCCCTTGTGATCAGTCTTGCAGTGCTCCCTGAAGGCAAGTAGGTGACAGCTCTATGGAATATACAATATTAAAACTGAacattattctattttttttcttacatgtgtttttaatgtttttcccAACAGTTTTCCCGGCCGTCTTTTCTTCCAAGTTCATCCATCATGAAACAGTTGGGAATTACAGCCACCTCTTCACtgtgcagggctctgcccctgccctgctgccctaCATGCTGCTTGCACACATGGATGTTGTTCCTGCTCCCCCTCAGGGCTGGGATTTCCCTCCCTTCTCAGCTGCAGAGCACGAGGGTTTCATCTATGGACGGGGAACGCTGGATAACAAAAACTCTGCCATAGTATGTCCTCTGGGTAATGTCATTTCAGAAAGATCAAAGACATAATCTTAACTCCAAaagtttaacatctttattgatgatttagatgaggggattgagtccatcatcagcaaatttgctgatgacaccaagctgggagggagtgtcgacctgctggaaggcaggagggctctgcagagggatctggagagactggagagatgggctgattccaatgggatgaagttcaataaggccaagtgcagatcctgccctttggccacaacaaccccctgcagcgctccaggctgggcacagagtggctggagagcagccaggcagagggacctggggggactgagggacaggaagctcaacaggagccaccagtgtgcccaggtggccaagaaggccaatgggatcctggcctggatcaaaaatagtgtggccagcaggaccagggaagtgatccttcccctggactctgtgttggtgaggccacaccttgagtgttgtgttcagttctgggcccctcaggtcagaaaggatcttgaggggctggagcggggccagagaagagcaacgaggctggtgaagggactggagcacaagtgctgtggggagaggctgagggagctgggggtgttcagcctggagaagaggaggctcagaggtgacctcagcactgtctggaactgcctgaagggaagttctggccaggtgggggttggtctcttctcccagccactcagcaataggacaagggggcacgatgggctcaagctctgccaggggaaattgaagttggagagcagaaaaaaaatctttgcagagagagtgctcagggattggaatgggctgcccagagagggggtggattccccatccctggaggtttttcagctgagcttggtcgtggcactgagtgccatgatctggtaaagggactggagttggcccaagggttggacttgatgatcttggaggtcttttccaacccaatccattctgtgattctaagccCGGAAAGGGTAAATTGGAGtaatctcttctttctctttagcTGGTGATAAATTCCTAAGCCCTGCAGTGTTCTCCCAACTTTTCTGAGAAATAGAGTGAcaaaaaaaataggaatttaAGTGAACGTGGCAAAAATGGGTGATGACAAGAGATGATTTCTTCTGATGTGAAAAATTAgtaatttaaattgaaaaatgagATGTAATAATATAAGAACTATATTACAGATGGTAGATTTGGTTTATCATTCTTCATATTaagtttctcattttgtttctgtcatGTTGACACTTCTTGTACTAAATATATTGCTCATTAAAATCACTGGATTTGGTGGCTCAAATCAAAGCCAATCTGTGTGTGGAATTCCTTGGATAATTGCAACTCTGTGGTGCTTCCTGTGCAGTTTGTCACTGACATCAGTAGAAAGAACAAATGCACTGACTGCAGCCCATCAGGGCATTATTGATCCCAAATATTGCACTGTTTTTCCCAGGGAATGGGAATATCCTCAGCAGGAGCCACAGAACTCAAAGCTCAGCTGTGCACAGGACAAAGTCTCCTTAAGGGCTGTGAAAGcatcacatttttcttccatccCACTGCATTTCTTTACATTTATCCTCCTTATTAACACACAGGGATGGTACAGCaggttctgcttttcctgcagggTATTCTGCAAGCTCTGGAATTTCTGCTGAGGAGAAACTACAGACCCCGCCGGTCCTTCTACGTGGGGATTGGACACGATGAGGAggtatttgctttcatttcactgaaataGCCACTTGTTTACATTGTTCAGGTAGGTAACAAGGCTTTAGCTTTTAAACATTGTTTAGCTGGAAcatctttcctgtttttcttggTTCTGTGGGTAGATTCTGTGTTGAGTTGTACATTGATTGTTTGGCTTTAAGTGATGCTGAAGAGGGTTTGGtgtgaggaggaaagaaaagaacagggTAGGGTGgtagctcaaattctttgtGCAGGGAAGGTGAAACAGGAATCACATTTTGGAGCACATGTAGGACcatgaaaagcaattaaaattgcTAATCTGTGGAGCTTATAGCTCTGAGCTATCATTGTGTCTAAGAACCAGCAGAAATTCAAGCAGCACTGAGGGAGTGGTGAGGGAGAGCACTCCTGAGGGTGGATGTAAATCCAGCTGCCACCAGGCCATTAACCAAGGCCAAGGAAATTTGCTGGGACAATCTCTTATTGACAGGTTGCTCTTGAGCTGTTCCCCAGGGGATTTCCTTCATTCTTTGTATTGCAGCACAGGCACTGTCAGCACAAGGTGTTCTCCAGAGTTCCTCTCAGTGCTGTGGCTTCATCTAAACAATTCCTGTGTCTGGATTCCCCCAGGTGTCTGGCTGGAAGGGAGCAATGAAaattgcagctctgctggaagccAGAGGAGTGAAACTCTCCTTCCTGCTGGATGAGGGAAGTGCAGTGCTGGATGGGATCATTGCAGGAGTGAAGAAGCCAGTGGCTCTGTAAGGAGGACACAAGTGCTCATGATGAAAGTGATTCATTTTCAGTAATTAATTAGTGATAAATGGCCTTGCTAATGTCACTACAGGATGTCTGCAAGGCGTGTGGCAGCGTTGGTGTTACTaaagctgcagcagtggcacaAAGTGCAAGCCAAGGACCTTCAGCCTTTGCTTGCTGTCCATCACAGCTGTGCTGACAGAAGCAGAATGTTCCACTTAACCCTTCCAGGCATTTTAATTCTGTGCTGTAGAGTTCTCACTGGATGAGGAGCCAAGACATCAGTCCTCCAGACATCTAAATACTGTGATAATGATTTATTGTTGTTGCTTCTTGGGTGTTCTTTATGATACTAAAGCTATGCAGAGTAGTtactgtgcatgtgtgtttagAGTTGCATGaatcatttatttgtttatttattgatttatttatttatcattgAGCAgagttgctgtcacagaaaaagGTTCAATGACACTGAACTTCACTGTGGAAAAAGAGCCAGGACATTCATCCTTTCCTCCCAAGGAGACAAGTATTGGCATTCTTGCAGCAGCCATGTCCAGGTGAGAGGTGCCCTGTCATCCAACATCAAAGACAGTCAAGCAGACTCCCAAGTCACTGATAGGtgacttttttaatatttgtgtttAGAGTCTTTTTCAAATTCCTGTCAATATATTTGAAATTGCAGTTTGTCACTCACTTTGAAGGGCAGAGTTGCAACTCCCAGTGAAGGGACAATTGCCAGGTGTCTGCAGTGTCTTTCCACTTCAGCTGTTCCTGGTGTCAGTCGATTCTTTCAAAGCAAGACAAGTGCAATCTACCCTAATTTACTCTGTAGCAATAGAGATTCCTTTGTTTGGGTGGCAGGATTTCTCTGGAATTTATTCCTGCACATACCTGTTACCTCAGCTGGGAATTCTCCAAGCCAATAGACACGGTGTAGAGTCGTAATGTGGCTGCATAAATCACCTCTTTCCATGTCTGTGTAGAAAGCAAATTGgctaataaatatatattttgggAAAACCTGCCATGTCCAGACAGGCTGGGGTTTGGTGGGATACTTTCCTAGATTTCCATGTATTTATAGGAGTCaggctttgggattttttcagctctttttcaGAGAGAGTCTTTGTGTGTAACTGGAACGCCCAGAAGTCTGTGGAGCTGTGCTTGCAGATTCACTCAGCATGAGAGGAAAGTGTGATTGCATCTCAAACAGAATTCAGAAATCAAATGCCTGACAGCATTCTGGAGCAGTAACAgtcagagatttttttcaattccaaatgtttgttttgtagaCTGGAGCAGAATCCCTTGCGCAACCTGTTTGGCCACGGGCCAGAGCTCATGACTATGGAGCACCTTGCAGCAGAGGTGAGGAAAGGAGCTTGATTCCATTCCCAGATGTTCATATTAATAAGTGAAGAGTAACCCAGCTCATGAATGTGAAGCACAGATAGGTTCTGGAGAGGAGAAGACTCAAGCTGGCCTTTCTCCCAGATAGTTGTTCCTGCTGGAATTGTTTCAGCCATAGCCAAGTGACTCCACTGTGCTCTTGAGCACTGGAAACATTCTGATTTGTGGCTTTATTTCTTCCCCTTAGTTCAGGTTTCCTCTCAATCTCATCATGAGCAATCTGTGGCTGTTTTCACCCATTGTGAGCAGGTAAGAAAACAGATCTTTGAGAAACACCCCCAGCCTCTCACCCTTAAAAGATGAAGCCATTTCTAATCTTTGCAGAAAATCACTTGTATCATTTTATAGTTCAGACAATTCAGTGCTTTACTATTAACAACCACTTTGTTGATTGAACAAACCATCATTCAGCTTATTGCCTGTGGAATCGTGGGGCCTGTGGTTTAGGAATATTAAACTTCTTTGAaaacttttgtttgtttctttctttttttaagagttCTGGCCTCAAAGCCTTCCACCAACGCCTTGATTCGAACAACCACCGCAGTCACCGTGTTTAATGCAGGAATCAAGGTAGTTCCATTTGGATTTTTCTCCATGTAAAATGATGAGACAATTAGAACAGTTGATTTCCAGCTGTTTATAGCCATTTATAAGGTCAGTGTGGACACTGTGTGGTGTCACCACCAGTCTCATTCTTACTTCAGATGTGGCTTGGGTTTGGCTACAGCTGAAAATCCCCTCCTTTCAGAAACACCTGATCTCCTCTGTTAAGATTATTAATGTTTTAGGATAGACAAGGAGTGTTTTCTTTGTAATCCACCAAAGTGTCCATGACAGTAATTGAAACTCACAGTCATAAACACTTCCCTGGCCCAGGAGGGGTTCTGTGTTTGTAGGACAGGTCTGGTGTTTGCCTGAAGCAGCATTAGTGTGCACCTTGGACTGAGAGATAACACCTTCTGGCTGATACAGCCAGGTCTTACCCTGATAAGGGGGTGTATCTGCCCAAAAATACTGGAGCCCTGGAAAATAAACAGGCTGTTTGGTGTGGCCCTGAAAAAACCTGTTAATgaaaagcatcaccagccaagAAAACAAGATGCAGTGGCTGAACAGTGACACGGAGTGGCCAGCAGAGAACTGACACCCTGGTTccttggttggtttttttttcctaaagatgACACAGTTTTTGTTTAACAAAGTTATAAATACTCTGTAGAAAAGAAGAGTTATGTGTGTTCAGTAACATCATTTGTTAAGCGACTTATATTTGGAGAAAAGTAACATGACAATGAGGTTAAAACATTGCttaaaaaggaaaccaaaataaAGTTTCAGAATTCCTCAGGATAATGTTTCTGAAGATAAAAACTTCTATGTAAGAGCTGACCTCATTTTTGTTGAATTAATGAatatttctttgtgtgtttatCTGCATTTTAGATGAGATTTACAGTATTTCAACACAGAAAGAGATATCACACTTAGTGAAAACAGTGAAGCATTAGGCTGAGGCCTGGAGTTGTTTTGAGTTTCTGAGTTGCAGTTGGCATTTCAGCGAGTTTGTAA
This window contains:
- the PM20D1 gene encoding N-fatty-acyl-amino acid synthase/hydrolase PM20D1 — encoded protein: MAGGRRVAMAAAVGLGAAVLALLATVLLRALLLPPPARLPRLWARSAGTAALSAAERLELKEALRGAIKIPTVSVSPEELNTTAMAEFGSYIQKVFPAVFSSKFIHHETVGNYSHLFTVQGSAPALLPYMLLAHMDVVPAPPQGWDFPPFSAAEHEGFIYGRGTLDNKNSAIGILQALEFLLRRNYRPRRSFYVGIGHDEEVSGWKGAMKIAALLEARGVKLSFLLDEGSAVLDGIIAGVKKPVALVAVTEKGSMTLNFTVEKEPGHSSFPPKETSIGILAAAMSRLEQNPLRNLFGHGPELMTMEHLAAEFRFPLNLIMSNLWLFSPIVSRVLASKPSTNALIRTTTAVTVFNAGIKVNVIPSAAKATVNFRIHSAETAAEVLEAVRNTIADDRVKIDVVEAFDPLPISPWDEQTFAVHILQKTILDTFPDVDSVVPGTCIGNTDSRHFTNVTNAIYRFNPLLLRAEDLPRIHGLNERISIENYEKQVEFLFQLIKNCDMDTLPEPHSSSHEL